GTTTGCGTAAGTTGACTCGGGCAccttagttaacaaaaaaaaaaaggaagataagATGATCGATGTTGCATATACAAACATTCAACTAAATACAATATCTAGAACTAGATCGGTGTCATTTGTTCATAAATACACTTTCCAAAGtgtaaaacaaagaaaaataaaacactcTTGTTTAGATGAGCTCTGATCCTCAAGAATGCATGTTCCAGGGATGGTCCCCGCATACCACATTCATCGGAAGGGAAAAACATCAAATAGGTATTTTGTTAATTCTACCTTTTGAACATCATTGATCAAaatatcctttgatttttttttactcattCAACATCCTAAAAAGGATTTCCAAAAGATTTTTGTCCATTTAGAGTTTTAAAAGAAGAacaggaagaaataaagaagaggaaaaaaaataattattttcacAATTGATGATTAGCTGAAACCTATATTATGTTGAAAACAATAGGGAAACATTTTGATTCATGACCTAGGCTTTAGTTTTTATTCCGCTAAAAGGTCACTtgtattaaaaatagaaaaaatagaatacagaagaaaataaaacaaatcagACATTAAACATCTTCCTCACCAGCCTaactcccaccttcggcattgccattagcaaggTAGAGACCAGAGAACACTAGAACCATATAAAACATAAAACCAGCAGGGCTAAACAAATCACAATCTTGCTTTACCTTGAGCATCTATTTGAAGATATTCTTGCATCATGTTTTTCCAAGAGATAGGGTCAAATGTTGCTTATGATTTCGTAGCCGACTTTTCAAGGACGTCAACAATGGGATTAGCTTCGCGATAACAGTAAGTTATTCACCATTCAATTCGTTAAAAGTAATCATCGAGGGCTGTCCATTGTTGTAAAACAAACCAAGCTAAACCTTTTGATGCCATAATTACCACATCGACTGAATCACACTCCACCCAAACCTTCATTAGATTCATGTTTTTAGCTTGTTGAAGACACATAAGTAATGCCCGAAACTCATCAACAAAATTCGTTGTAACACCTAGATGCACACTAAAAAGATATCACTCTTGAGTTATAGTCTCTGAAGAACCAAGGAATATAATATTAAGAAcacaaaaaacctaaaaaagacTACAATGATTGACTaatgttccatttttttttttttttgctaataggTGATCTttataaaaagagaaggaaaaatacaTCAACAAGGAAAACCAATAAAAAGGCAAGGCAGAAAGAAAAAACCCCTAGCGCCACTAgcaatctccaccttcggcatggccatcagcagaaagaGCTAGAAAAAGCCCTACGGGAATCTAAAACGATGCCTACCCTGAATATCATTCTGTAAGAACTCTGCTATATGTCTGGGGAAAGACGTCGAGAATACAGAGTTTCCAGATTTGGAAGCCTGTTTTGCCAAGTAGTCCGCTATCGGGTTAGCTTCGCGAAAGCAGTGGGAGATCTTCCATGGGATCGATTCCAGGAATGGAAGAAGAGACAACCATTTTTGGAGAGTGAACCATGGAATATGGTTACTCTGAATCGCAGTGACCACCGTAGCCGAGTCAGACTCTATCCAAAGACCCTTTGCATCCAGCGCCTTTGCCATCAAAATGCCCTCCATAACAGCCTCAAACTCCGCTTCATAAATCTGTTTAATGcccagaaaaatactaaaagaatCCCGAACCTGGCCATCATGGTCGCGAGCTACACCTCCAGCCCCTGCTCTTCCCGGTTTTCCCAGAGCACTACCATCGACATTAAGCTTGAGCCAATTTGGATGAGGCTTACACCAGTGGACTTCCAGAGGAGGGAGATACCTGGACAGAGCTATAGATAAACCCAATCTCCTACAACACATAACATCAGTCGGGGATTTCACCTCTCCCTTCACCTTCCCTATGCAAAGATAGAGCTCTTGCCGACTAAAATCAAATATCTGCTTATCATTCCTGGCACTGTTATCGTGACACCTTctgtttctttcccaccaaatatttgCTGCTATAATAGAAAAACCCATCATCCAAGGTGTTTTGAGATTTACTACTCTTCCCTTCGTTTTCCACCAACTAATCAGATTATTAATCGACTGATGCATTTTCCATCTCACATCAAAGCAGTCAGTAAAAGATTCCCAGACAGAAGTCGCGAAGGAGCATCTGAGGAAAATATGATCAATACTGTCCTCGCCTTGGTTGCAGAGGGCACACCTTGAAGCAAGGTAAATCCCCTTATGTCTAATCTGTTCATCTGTTGGCAGTCTACCATGTGCAAGGCGCCAGCCTAGAGTGGAGAACCTAGGTGGCAGGCCTTTCCTCCAAACCAGATTGCTCCATGGAGTCTTATTAGCCTTCCTTCTGATGCACTCCCAAGCTGAGGCTGTAGAAAAATTTCCCAAGGTCGACAAGGACCAGCAGCATGTGTCATCTAATTCGCCTGAAGGAATTTTAATTtgcttaattttttcaaaaattcttCTCAACTCCGCCGATCTCACCTCAGGGAGCGCCCATTCTCCACCACAAATAAATTCTCTCACCTTAGCTGTAAATGTAAGAGTTGTCAGGTCGAAACTCTCTAACTCCTCCAGAACTGATTTaggtccccaccatttatctttccaaaaatttgtAAGATTACCATTACCGATAATCCATCTCTCATTAACTTCCACAAACCTCCAAACTTTTTTCACCCCCAaggcaatagaggaagaaactCCTTTCTTGAGCTTACCATCTTTTTTAACAAAGCGGGCTTTAAGGAAGGAGCTGGAGGCTGTCCTCTCATGCTTTATCCTCCACGCAAGCTTGCACAACATAGCTTTATTGGTATCTCGGAGTCTCCTGATACCTAAACCACCTTCCTCTTTAGGCATGCAAAGTGAGTCCCATTTAACAGTAATTTTTCTGGACGTTTCAATCTCCCCCGTCCAAatgaagtttctcatccatcgTTCCATTATAGATAAAAGGGaagaaggccaccaataaatagcaAAACTGTGGTTAGGGATACCAGCAATGACTGATCTGACCAACTCCGTTCTGCCCGCCAAAGAcaaaagttttcctttccaacccgcAAGACGTCCTTTCACCTTGTCCATCACTGGAAGCAGAGCCTCTTTCTTGACTCTACCCTTAAATATTTCAACTCCTAAATAGCGAGTTGGGAAAGTGCATATCTGAATTCCAAGGGTATCAGCAATTGTCTGCTTGCGAGCAGGAGCTATCTTTCCTAGGAAAAGCTTACTTTTCTCAAAATTGATGCACTGACCTGAAAAGTCCTGATACTTCATCAAAAAAGATTTCAGAGCATTTACATATCTCAATGAGGCGTTGGTGAAGATGAATATATCATCTGCGAATAAAATGTGTCCAGGAGTAGTAACTCCTCTTGGTCCACTGATTGTTTTGAGACTCTTGCTCTGAACCAGGTTTGACAACCCTCTAGACAGAACTTCTTCTGCTATAATAAACAACATGGGGGATATAGGATCACCTTGTCTCAGGCCACGCTCCACCCCGAAGAAGCCTTGAGGACCTCCGTTCACCAGAATAGAAATTTTGGTCGACAGCAGGAGTTGGTGTAGccaattaatccatttattggagaagCCAAATTTACTCAAcacctgaaaaataaaagaccagGAAATAGTGTCATAAGCTTTCCTTATATCAATTTTAAGACCAAGGCCCCCACCTCTAGTTGCAGAGAACATTAAATTTGCAAGCTCAGAGGCCACAGCTATATTGTCATGGATCATCTTCCCCTTCTGAAAGGCACTCTGCTCTTCTGAGATCAGACGAGGGAGGAGAGTCTCAAGTCGCATCGCCATTACTTTGGATATAATTTTGCAGAAAAAGTTACCCATACACAGGGGCCGAAATTTCTCAAGAGTATTTGCACCATCCACCTTTGGAATCAACAccagaaaattattatttatcccATTTGGCATGGACCCAGTGCTGAAAAACTGTTTCACAGCATTGCAAACCTCCACTTCCACCATATCCCAGCATTTGCGAAAGAATGCACCAGAGAAACCATCTGGGCCCGGTGAGCTATCCGGGTCGAGCTCCCAAACTGCCCTCCTTATTTCCTCATTCCCAGGAAGAGAGTCCATCTTATAGCAGTCCATCTGATTAAGAATTTTTGGAATATTATCCAATAAATCCTCATGATTCACTGTTGTGGATGCTCTATGGAACCTCTCGTAAAAGTCCACAATATATTCCCCTATTTGATTATACCCCTCCACAATAGTCCCATCCTGCTTCTTGAGAGCTCTGATtgagtttttgtttcttctcattttgactgaaaggtgaaaaaattttgagttcttGTCACCAGCTTTCAACCACCTGATTCTCGCCTTTTCTGCCCAgattttttcatggttttccaagGCTTTCACCAATCCCGTCTTCGCATCAGCTTCCATAGCAAATAGATGATCATTCATCCCTTCACTTGCAATCTGGTCATGAATCTGGTTCAGAGTCTTCTTCGCATGCTCTAGATCTTCATCAAAATTGGGAAAAGCAGATCTCGCCCAGGATTTTAAATCTCTCTTCAGCCGCTTCAATTTAGAAGTGAGAACAAGGATAGGCGGACCAGGGACCCATTCAGACCAAGACAAAGCCACAATTCTGACGAAGTCTTCATGTTCCATCCAAAATTGATGAAAGCGAAAAGGGCAATTTGAGGGTCGCTGGCTGGCATCGGAGACCATCAAAATCGGCCCATGATCAGAAGCAATTCTCGGCAGCACTAGTTGCGAGGAATCTTGAAAAACAGTTAACCACTTCTCATTGCAGAAGCTTCTATCGAGCACAGCCGAAACATTACCAGCTTTCCGATTATTACTCCAGGTAAATTTTCTTCCACTTGAAGGCAGCTGAGCCATGGAACAAGAGTCTATCATAGCATTAAATTCCACAGCAGAGCCCAAACTAAAATTACCTGGTCCCTTCTTTTCATGCGACTGAAGATAAGCATTAAAATCACCTATCATGGCCCAAGGGATTGTAGTGTGAGGAGTATCCGCTACCAAGTCCAACCAAAGAGCTCTTCTCTCTGCTCGAAAACTGCTAGCATGGACAAAAGAGACTTGAATTTGGGAAAGATCCCAAGTCAGGGAAACAGAAATATGCTGGGATGACTCCGAAATCACCACAGGGCAGtttatatttcttttccacATAATCCATAAATTCGAAATTCTACCCattctattattataaataaagttggagtgaaatcccaatttattaaaatacaGATTTGGAAAACTACTTACTGGAATCATTGGTTCAGCAATGCAAAGGAGAtcagggttcttcttctttattaattCTCTTAAGGCGCGCTTTCCGGCAACCTTCTTCATTCCCCTTATGTTCCAAAAGAGAAACTTCATAAATCAATTCCTGGGAATAGCCTGACGATCAGACCTCAAGGTCTGCCCCGTCGCAGCAataaattttcctttccttttagccTCGCCGTCTGCTCTTATAATAGCATGATCAAGTTCTTCTACTTCCTGGTGAGTAATAATAATTCTACTTGCCTCAAGGGCAGCTGGAGACATTTCAGAAATCACATGTTCTGTCTCACCCCAATCCTGCCCGCGACcgcctctccctcctcttgccTGATTGCGACCTCCGCGACCACCAGTatataccaatttttttttgcgaGGACGAAGAGTTCTAGAAGCAATGCCGCCTTCGACTTCATTGAGTACAGCAACCGAAGTAGTCTCTCCCTTCGTTGCATCGTCTCTGCCATTCCCAGAGGTCATTGACTCCTTCTCAGAAGAGTAGAGTACCAAGTCCTCTGGATCTGAATCTGATCCATAACCACTGCCCAGTGGGTTATCCACCATGGTCGGGTCCTGGGTAGATCTCTCAATGGTATTTGGAGCAGGAATCTAAATTTCCAAATTACCTTCTGTCAAACCGTCCATTGGCAATCTTACTATATTTGCTGTATCTTCCACGTTTGGAATAATTCCTCTACAAGGGGAAGTTACCATATGGAGAGGAGATCTACAATCTCCTACCAACTGAGAAGATTTAGCAGGGATTTCCTCTGATCTGGTTGCACCACCCTCCTCCTCCGTTACCTGAAAAGTTCCCGCTGGTCGTCGGTCTTCCTCAGCCGGCTGCCGCTCAGTGTTCCTCTTAGATCGACACTGCTCAGCAAGATGCCCCAGCTTCTTACAGGATGTACATCTTTCAATGCCATCCTCATAGAGAATTCTTTGTTTGAACCAGAACAAATCATCCTTACCCGGCTGTTTTCTTTCAACCTGAATTTCCTCCACTCTGGTTCCGCTCAACGGCACTTCCACCAGAACCCTAGCGTAATTCCCCATGGTACCCTGTATCGTTCTTCGATCAACCTCGACAGGGCGCCCTGAGGCTTTGCccatggaaagtaaaattttctcatgccaatactccatagGAAGCTCTGGGTATCGAATCCAGACGAGTTTGGTCTGAACTGGATCTTCATGAATACTGAACTCCGGTCGAGAGCGCTGGAAACGCATAATCTGACCCTTAACTTTGACGGGACCCCTTTTCCACATAGCAGCCATATCGCCTTCCACTTCAAATCGAAGAAGGATAAAACCTTTTCCCAAAGGCGCAAGAGTCACCCTGCCCTTCAAGTTCCAGATGTTCTTTGCTTCCGCCCTTACTTCATCCATCGAGACAAAGCGAAAATTTACTCGGCCAATCAGTGCATGTGAGAAAGACTGTAATCTCTCTTCATACGCCTCCTGAGGGATCATAATTTTTGTGAGATTTCCAGCGCGAATCGGATCTGGGAGATCATCAATATTTGGCATAGACCTCCTCGCCATTGCAGCGTAGGACTGTTTTCTCCCAGCGGTCGTCTCTTCCTTGGGGTGGGACATTTCATCCAAACCAGGTCTCCCAGTAGCGGCTGGCAAAGGCACAGTGTTAATCACCGGGCCCCATAAGTCTGTAATTCTCCGCTGTTTTCCTCTATCGGGGGGGGGGCGGGCAGCAAAAATCCCCCCATCCTTgtcagagcttctctctcctgaagTCATCTCAATCACGTTGTATGTTATTGTCCGTTCAAATTTCTTCTAGGTTACTCCTTGATATCCAATAAGAGAGGGAAAACGATCTCATGGTCATTATTGAAATTCTTATTGTTGTAGCCAATGTGTTGGGCTACTATTTGCCTTCAATCTGTCTTTGTACAACGTCCATGGAGACAATCCTAGCCttcaaaaaaaaaggaacatctTACACTTTCCATGTCCATAAGCCTAGCAACATAACCTtacttagatttgtgaaaagaTGATGTTGCCTATGCAAACAATcaactaaatatatatatatgttaatcaAGGTGTCCGGATCAGCTTACAAGCACCTCAACTAATTCTCAGGGAGACTATTATAGCAATCCATCTTCACATATGAGAATCGAACATGGGACCGTGCGCCTATTCACATAATccccagttcgccctaaccatctaggcaacccacAGATGGGTAATCAACTTAATACAATGTCCTCTAGATTGGGTATAATAACAAAGGTGACCATAATGTTAATCAAAGGTTGATGacaaattaggggtgtcatTTGTCATAGATACAGTTTCCGAAGtattaaacaaagaaaaagaaaacaccaTTCTTTAGATGAGCTTGGATTTTTTAGAATGCATGTTCCAAGGATGGTCCCCTGCACACCACATTCAACTTAAGGGAAAAGCATCAAATGGATATTTCTGTCAATTCTACCTTTTGAACATCATTGATCAATgccctttgattttctttactaACTCAACAACATCCAGTggctatttgattttttttttactcactCAACAACATCCAATGGTTATCTTTAAATAGGAtttccaaaatattttttgtccATTTAGAGCTttaaaagaagaacaagaagaaacagagaaataaAGACAaggagtgaagaaaaaaaaaaagggaaaaatgaagAATCAACTTCGCATCCCAATTAATAATTAGATAAAAAACCTATGTCATGTTGAAAACAATTAGTaacatattgatttttttacttAGGCCTTAGTTGAAGAGTTAAGATATATAATACTAAGAACACTAagaactaagggtgttaatcggttcggttttggtttaaacggtgAGGATcagtttggttcacatttatttgacttaaaccataaccgcaccatttactaaacggttccactttctgaaaccatgatcatttagtaaacggtttcggtttccacggtttctaaactgtgtcggtttcacggttttaaacaattctggtttcgatttattccatacggtttgtaaaacgattcacaatcggtttgttataacttgcaaccatctctaaactgaagatcataagcttatcaaaaactAATTAGCAACCACAAATTtaataatctagtgctatttctttgcatggcccttctcaaacatttagaactaatatcatacaacatccaaatccagccttctacagcataaaatattaaaatgacaggtggttcaaccaaaacaccccatctatgataacataataatatagtaatatatatggattacaagttcatgatctaaagcctaaacttgaactgaattgcaataaatcataccaaagcaggatgggcacttaatttaattattaattgttatacggattattgccccttctttatttaatggtTATATGGATTAAttggatcggtttaaacggtttaaatggttttaaatggttcggtttaaacggtttcaatttggtttgaaaccaacgggttccgcAGTTAAAATCAacccgacccgtttagctaatcggcttgaaacttgaaaccataacttcGCCATTTACTTAACGGTTTTGCGGTTTCAGTGTAAACGGATCGGTTATGTTTCGGTAAAcgatttcggttacaaattcacatccttactaaCAACCTAAAAATGACTACAATGATAGGTAGACCGATGTGCAGTTGGTTTAAAAATTAGTAAGATTAGAAtatttaattcaatcaaaagaaaaaagtttcaaCTTCGTCTACAAATACAACAAACTCAATTTTTTAAGGAAATGATGACTTACCACTTTCATATCCCTTATTATAGTTCATCTTCTTCGATGAGTGCCAACTTCAAGATAAATGCCTGCCAACTTCAAGATAAATGCCCCTGATCTGAGTTAGCTCTTTAATCACATCATTTATGTCCATATAAAAACCTAACGAAACCATAATTTCTAAAAGCACACCTTACCGACGACCGATCACAGTCGATATGGGTGATCCAAtattgatacttaaaaccatgaataATAGTTTGTTCAGACATATGCATaagctaagggtgttaatcggttcggttttggtttaaatggtgcggatcggtttggttcacatttatttgactaaaaccataaccgcaccatttactaaacggttccactttctgaaaccgtgatcgtttagtaaacggtttcagtttccatggtttctaaacggtgtcgatttcatggttttaaacggtttcggtttattccatgcGGTTTGTAAAATGTTTCAAAATCGGTTTGtaataacttgcaaccatctctaaactgaagatcataagcttatcaaaaaataattggcaaccacaaataagagattctatattaacgatggtatgtcttaatttgataatctagtgctatttctttgcatggtcattcttaaacatttagaactaatatcatacaacatccaataTCAGcattctacagcataaaatattaaaatgacaagtggttcagccaaaacaccccatctatgataacataataacatagtaacatatatggattacaagttcatgatctaaagcctaaacttgaactgaattgcaatatatcataccaaagcaggatgggcacttaatttaattgttaattgttatacggattactgccccttctttatttaattgttatacggattaatcggattggtttaaaaggttttaaacggtttagtttaaacggtttcaatttggtttgaaacctaTGGGTTCTGCGGTTAAAATCGACCCGatccatttagctaatcggcctgaaacttgaaaccataaccacaccatttactaaacggttttggggtttcggtgtaaatggaTCAATTCAgtttcgataaacggtttcggttacaaattcacatccttagcaTAAGCACGAGTAATCAGATTGTGGTATTCTTGAGTCCTTCATGTGAGAAACATAATGCAATTTTCAATGAGGTGACATATGTCATATAAATGTTTAACTAACTTCAAATTATCCTACGGATTTTCTTTCCCGTCACTATGCCTAGTGATGTATTATGTGTCACTATTTGTCATATGAAAATGCATAGGTTAGTCCATGTGGTACGGAACCAAATAAGCATCTCATTGGTATAATTTCATCATAAAATGAGTAGTGGTACTGTGGAAGTAACTAAAATTATGAAAGATGCCATGTATTTTTCGTAATTTTACTAATACTTTGAATCATAGTTTAAGCAACTTTCCTTGCTTATTTATTTTCGACTAAACATTTGCTATTGAGATGTATATATGTAGGGTTCTCTATCATATAGACTAACCTATATATTGCCAAGTAGCAAATAGTGAATCATTATACTTCACTAGACATAGCGACACTTAAAAAGACCCTaataaattaatatttatttgaGAAATGTTGCAAAGAGCTCCAACTAAACCATTGATATCACTAACCCTCTAAACTCAGGTTGACAGGGAGGCAAACTAAAACGGTGGACAATGGCTTTCTCCTCAAATCTTATCTCTAAATATGATCTCCCTCGTTACCTTAAATTTGGGATGACAAGGTACTTGCACGTGTGAGTTGGTGGGTCAAATTTATCATACACCAAAGCAAAcagtgttgtttttttttttgatagttaGGGAGGGGAAGTAGATAACAGCAAGGAGGGCTCGGGTTAGAAGGCTAAAACCcaagacctcttggtgagtgtGAACTTTTTGCACaacacagctcaccaactgcactaggtagttgcttttttttttcttttttcactagaaattctgagattttattaaaagtaatgaagaaaaagaaataagaactgaaaaacaagaaaatgtgattcagagcttcccaccttcggcattgccatcaacagggagCTCTGAAACACCTACAATAAACTATGAAAATTGGTATCTGGGTCTTCCCGCTGCATCGTACACAATCTCATCATTAATGAATGATGGGAATGATATATCTAACTCAGATGTCCCTGACTTTGCTG
This genomic stretch from Macadamia integrifolia cultivar HAES 741 chromosome 2, SCU_Mint_v3, whole genome shotgun sequence harbors:
- the LOC122094788 gene encoding uncharacterized protein LOC122094788 translates to MGRISNLWIMWKRNINCPVVISESSQHISVSLTWDLSQIQVSFVHASSFRAERRALWLDLVADTPHTTIPWAMIGDFNAYLQSHEKKGPGNFSLGSAVEFNAMIDSCSMAQLPSSGRKFTWSNNRKAGNVSAVLDRSFCNEKWLTVFQDSSQLVLPRIASDHGPILMVSDASQRPSNCPFRFHQFWMEHEDFVRIVALSWSEWVPGPPILVLTSKLKRLKRDLKSWARSAFPNFDEDLEHAKKTLNQIHDQIASEGMNDHLFAMEADAKTGLVKALENHEKIWAEKARIRALKKQDGTIVEGYNQIGEYIVDFYERFHRASTTVNHEDLLDNIPKILNQMDCYKMDSLPGNEEIRRAVWELDPDSSPGPDGFSGAFFRKCWDMVEVEVCNAVKQFFSTGSMPNGINNNFLVLIPKVDGANTLEKFRPLCMGNFFCKIISKVMAMRLETLLPRLISEEQSAFQKGKMIHDNIAVASELANLMFSATRGGGLGLKIDIRKAYDTISWSFIFQVLSKFGFSNKWINWLHQLLLSTKISILVNGGPQGFFGVERGLRQGDPISPMLFIIAEEVLSRGLSNLVQSKSLKTISGPRGVTTPGHILFADDIFIFTNASLRYVNALKSFLMKYQDFSGQCINFEKSKLFLGKIAPARKQTIADTLGIQICTFPTRYLGVEIFKGRVKKEALLPVMDKVKGRLAGWKGKLLSLAGRTELVRSVIAGIPNHSFAIYWWPSSLLSIMERWMRNFIWTGEIETSRKITVKWDSLCMPKEEGGLGIRRLRDTNKAMLCKLAWRIKHERTASSSFLKARFVKKDGKLKKGVSSSIALGVKKVWRFVEVNERWIIGNGNLTNFWKDKWWGPKSVLEELESFDLTTLTFTAKVREFICGGEWALPEVRSAELRRIFEKIKQIKIPSGELDDTCCWSLSTLGNFSTASAWECIRRKANKTPWSNLVWRKGLPPRFSTLGWRLAHGRLPTDEQIRHKGIYLASRCALCNQGEDSIDHIFLRCSFATSVWESFTDCFDVRWKMHQSINNLISWWKTKGRVVNLKTPWMMGFSIIAANIWWERNRRCHDNSARNDKQIFDFSRQELYLCIGKVKGEVKSPTDVMCCRRLGLSIALSRYLPPLEVHWCKPHPNWLKLNVDGSALGKPGRAGAGGVARDHDGQVRDSFSIFLGIKQIYEAEFEAVMEGILMAKALDAKGLWIESDSATVVTAIQSNHIPWFTLQKWLSLLPFLESIPWKISHCFREANPIADYLAKQASKSGNSVFSTSFPRHIAEFLQNDIQGVTTNFVDEFRALLMCLQQAKNMNLMKVWVECDSVDVVIMASKGLAWTETTLHSTLVMEDMGLLEKISKDTYALCHVFKKNGVCGEIEEQGPSSLPLVESSQGIINDYETMSPDVPIGSSSSVEDEDKDDAWMQFITEDAWCSNKSNVGSEDASCVGFPNN